A genomic region of Lysinibacillus sp. 2017 contains the following coding sequences:
- the rpsD gene encoding 30S ribosomal protein S4 — MSRYTGPSWKISRRLGISLSGTGKEIAKRPYAPGQHGPNARGKKSEYALQLTEKQKLRHMYGMTERQFKNVFLKAAKLKGLQGENFMILLETRLDNLVYRLGLARTRRAARQLVNHGHILVDGKRLDIPSYSVKPGQTISLREKSANLSVVAESVEVNNFVPEYLSFDADSKVGTFVRMPERSELSAEISEQLIVEYYSR; from the coding sequence ATGTCTCGTTATACAGGTCCATCTTGGAAGATCTCTCGTCGTCTTGGTATTTCATTAAGCGGCACAGGTAAAGAAATCGCAAAACGTCCATACGCACCAGGTCAACACGGCCCAAATGCTCGTGGTAAAAAATCAGAATATGCTTTACAATTAACTGAAAAGCAAAAACTACGTCATATGTACGGTATGACTGAACGTCAATTCAAAAACGTATTCCTTAAAGCTGCTAAATTAAAAGGTTTACAAGGTGAAAACTTCATGATCCTTCTTGAAACTCGTCTTGACAACTTAGTTTACCGCTTAGGTTTAGCTCGCACTCGTCGTGCAGCTCGTCAATTAGTTAACCACGGTCACATCTTAGTTGATGGTAAACGTTTAGATATCCCATCTTACTCTGTAAAACCAGGTCAAACTATTTCATTACGTGAAAAATCAGCTAACTTATCAGTTGTTGCTGAATCAGTAGAAGTTAATAACTTCGTACCTGAATATTTATCATTCGATGCTGACTCTAAAGTAGGTACTTTCGTACGTATGCCAGAGCGCTCTGAATTATCTGCTGAAATCAGCGAACAATTAATCGTAGAGTACTACTCTCGTTAG
- the ezrA gene encoding septation ring formation regulator EzrA translates to MIKYIIIVVVILLALLVAGLVVRRKHNAEIGRLEKEKMQIQHYPIFEELAKVKALNMNGQTEELFENWRNRWLDVVDVQVPKLDEMLFDAEEYIDRFKFKKATQTEREIEQEIIKCEQVRIEIISELDELIGSEEKNRIEMEQLKEYYRSARKTILAHQHSFGPALAELEQRLENFTPKFEEFNELTKDGNYLQAREIVLQLNSEAQTIFNYLNEVPTLLTDIQAKIPTAIHELRNGQREMEEHNYYLRHLELTEYLDKVENELNELKDSIAQLNLEIVAPRIQEINDEIDNYYDLLEKEVHARNYVERNCSAMYSTITDVMRLTKDISDEVAYVQHSYRLQEKEAEIPKVGLKHLEVLQKRYELLSTRVQEEKSAYSSLQEELQEITEEIERIAEEQESFSNKLKNLRIDENKARADLEQLKRLLQNTERLLSRANIPGVPEEMDVRLEEAAERIYIVVQSLQEVPLNIIQVNQHLVSAKQCIEETHDRAQEMIENVLIIERLIQFGNRYRATNHSVNESLLEAEDAFKKFRYVKALEDSAKAVEMVDPQAIKRIEALVQEQLLIKS, encoded by the coding sequence ATGATAAAGTATATCATCATTGTTGTCGTCATACTATTAGCATTATTAGTCGCGGGTTTAGTAGTACGACGCAAGCATAATGCAGAAATAGGACGATTAGAAAAAGAAAAAATGCAAATCCAGCATTATCCAATTTTCGAAGAACTAGCAAAAGTAAAAGCTTTAAATATGAATGGACAAACAGAAGAGCTATTTGAAAACTGGCGCAATCGTTGGTTAGATGTAGTGGATGTTCAAGTGCCAAAATTAGATGAAATGCTTTTTGATGCGGAGGAATACATCGACCGCTTTAAATTTAAAAAAGCAACGCAAACAGAGCGTGAAATTGAACAAGAAATTATAAAATGTGAGCAAGTTCGTATTGAAATTATTTCGGAGCTGGATGAACTGATAGGTAGCGAAGAAAAAAATCGCATCGAAATGGAACAGTTAAAAGAATATTACCGTTCTGCTCGAAAAACGATTTTAGCACATCAACATTCTTTTGGTCCTGCATTAGCAGAACTAGAACAGCGATTAGAAAACTTCACACCAAAATTTGAAGAGTTTAATGAGCTGACGAAAGACGGAAATTACTTACAAGCGCGTGAAATCGTATTGCAACTTAATAGTGAAGCACAAACAATTTTTAACTATTTAAATGAAGTACCGACATTGTTGACGGATATTCAAGCGAAAATCCCGACTGCTATTCATGAACTTCGAAATGGTCAACGTGAAATGGAAGAACATAATTATTATTTACGTCATTTAGAACTGACTGAGTACTTAGATAAGGTAGAAAATGAACTTAATGAATTAAAAGACTCCATTGCACAACTAAATTTAGAAATTGTTGCACCACGTATTCAAGAGATTAATGATGAGATTGATAATTATTATGATTTACTTGAAAAAGAAGTGCATGCGCGTAATTATGTAGAGCGCAATTGCTCAGCAATGTATAGCACAATAACGGATGTAATGCGTTTAACGAAGGACATTAGTGATGAAGTTGCCTATGTGCAACACAGTTACCGCTTGCAGGAAAAAGAAGCTGAAATTCCAAAAGTGGGGTTAAAGCATTTAGAAGTACTTCAAAAGCGTTATGAACTTCTTTCAACGCGTGTACAAGAAGAAAAGTCTGCTTATTCAAGCTTACAAGAAGAGTTGCAGGAAATCACAGAAGAAATTGAACGCATCGCAGAAGAGCAAGAAAGCTTCTCAAACAAGCTTAAAAATTTACGTATCGATGAAAATAAGGCACGTGCTGATTTAGAACAGCTGAAGCGTCTGTTACAAAATACAGAACGATTATTAAGTCGTGCGAATATCCCTGGAGTCCCAGAAGAAATGGACGTACGCTTAGAAGAAGCGGCAGAGCGCATTTATATTGTTGTACAAAGTCTTCAAGAAGTACCGCTTAATATCATACAAGTAAACCAACATTTAGTAAGTGCAAAACAGTGCATTGAAGAAACACATGATCGTGCACAAGAAATGATTGAAAATGTATTAATTATTGAACGTTTAATTCAATTCGGCAATCGATACCGTGCAACGAACCATTCAGTGAACGAAAGTTTATTAGAAGCAGAAGATGCATTTAAAAAATTCCGTTATGTGAAAGCACTTGAAGATTCAGCTAAAGCAGTTGAAATGGTTGATCCGCAGGCGATTAAACGTATTGAGGCATTAGTTCAAGAGCAATTACTTATAAAATCATAA
- a CDS encoding GAF domain-containing protein, whose translation MFSKTTYAGTLSEQYQSLSKQLDALLTGEQDLIANLSNASALLNQFLDKINWVGFYLMKDGELVLGPFQGLPACVRIPVGRGVCGSTIEQKRTHVVDDVHAFPGHIACDAATKSEIVIPLMKNEEVFGVLDIDSPLEARFSKDDQTGLELFVMTLLKHI comes from the coding sequence ATGTTTTCTAAAACAACTTATGCAGGTACATTATCTGAACAATATCAATCACTATCAAAGCAGCTAGATGCTTTGCTTACCGGCGAACAGGATCTAATCGCAAATTTAAGTAATGCCTCAGCATTATTAAATCAATTTTTAGATAAAATTAATTGGGTCGGCTTCTATTTGATGAAGGACGGGGAATTAGTTCTTGGACCGTTCCAAGGATTACCAGCTTGCGTTCGCATTCCGGTCGGTCGTGGTGTTTGTGGTTCTACCATCGAACAAAAGCGCACACATGTTGTTGATGATGTTCATGCTTTCCCAGGACATATTGCTTGTGATGCTGCCACAAAATCTGAGATCGTTATTCCACTTATGAAAAACGAGGAGGTTTTTGGTGTGCTTGATATTGATAGTCCGCTAGAAGCAAGATTCTCTAAAGACGATCAAACAGGTTTAGAGTTATTTGTCATGACACTATTAAAACATATTTAA
- the mbcS gene encoding acyl-CoA synthetase MbcS — MNHEHLIAPKMFNIVDEFEKHENKETKTALIIQEENSEQTSYTYEALLQQANQVANVFQAQGLKKGDVILIMLPRCLEAYVAYIAALKAGLVIIPSSELLRAKDIDYRLIHSEAKAIIVNDQFIQEFEQVQNLANVTCFIVGDERQNWQSLTELAKLQSMEFTNVATTSDDLAFLAYTSGTTGNPKGVMHSHGWGYAHLRTAAAAWLGVQDGDIVWATAAPGWQKWIWSPFLAVLGSGAAGFVYKGKFDAKKYLHCIEVQKINVLCCTPTEYRMMAKLNDLGDYHLDSLRSAVSAGEPLNREVIETFKREHNLIVRDGYGQTENTLLIGTLLDTELRSGSMGKPTPGNLIELVNEFGEPVAVGEVGDIAVHKSTPALFKGYYKDMERTAIQYRGDWYVTGDRATKDDEGYFWFEGRNDDIIISSGYTIGPFEVEDALTKHPDVQECAVVASPDEMRGNVVKAFVVLKDPALKEKPTMIEELQNHVKELTAPYKYPRIIEFLDELPKTISGKIRRVELRLKERS, encoded by the coding sequence ATGAATCACGAACACCTAATTGCACCGAAAATGTTTAATATTGTGGATGAATTTGAAAAGCATGAAAACAAAGAAACGAAAACAGCTTTAATTATTCAAGAAGAAAATAGCGAACAGACGAGTTATACATATGAAGCGCTATTACAACAAGCAAATCAAGTAGCAAACGTCTTTCAAGCACAAGGCTTAAAAAAAGGTGACGTCATTTTAATTATGTTACCACGCTGCTTAGAAGCTTATGTAGCGTATATTGCCGCATTAAAAGCAGGACTTGTCATTATTCCGAGTTCAGAGTTACTACGCGCAAAAGATATTGATTATCGCCTCATTCACTCAGAGGCAAAAGCGATTATTGTAAATGATCAATTTATTCAAGAATTTGAGCAAGTACAAAATTTAGCAAATGTGACTTGTTTCATCGTTGGGGACGAAAGACAAAATTGGCAATCGCTAACGGAACTTGCAAAGCTGCAATCAATGGAATTTACAAATGTTGCAACTACATCAGATGATTTAGCATTTTTAGCGTATACATCAGGTACAACAGGTAATCCAAAGGGTGTTATGCATTCACACGGATGGGGCTATGCACATTTACGTACAGCCGCCGCAGCTTGGTTAGGCGTACAAGATGGCGACATTGTATGGGCAACAGCGGCACCTGGATGGCAAAAATGGATTTGGAGTCCGTTTTTAGCGGTACTAGGAAGTGGAGCAGCAGGATTTGTTTACAAAGGGAAATTTGATGCAAAAAAATATTTGCATTGTATTGAAGTTCAAAAAATCAACGTCCTATGCTGTACACCAACTGAATACCGTATGATGGCTAAGCTGAATGATTTAGGGGACTATCATTTAGACTCATTACGCAGTGCGGTGTCAGCTGGTGAGCCTTTAAATCGTGAAGTAATTGAGACATTTAAGCGTGAACATAATCTGATCGTACGTGATGGCTATGGTCAAACGGAAAATACTTTATTGATTGGTACGTTGCTAGATACAGAGTTACGTTCAGGTTCAATGGGGAAACCAACTCCAGGAAACCTAATTGAATTAGTTAACGAATTTGGCGAGCCAGTAGCAGTCGGTGAAGTTGGTGATATTGCCGTGCACAAATCGACACCAGCATTATTTAAAGGCTATTACAAAGATATGGAGCGTACAGCCATTCAGTATCGTGGCGATTGGTATGTAACAGGAGACCGCGCAACAAAAGATGACGAAGGTTATTTCTGGTTTGAAGGGCGCAATGATGACATTATTATTTCTTCAGGATATACAATTGGTCCATTTGAAGTAGAAGATGCGCTAACGAAGCATCCTGATGTGCAAGAATGCGCAGTTGTTGCAAGTCCAGATGAAATGCGTGGTAATGTCGTAAAAGCATTTGTCGTATTAAAGGACCCAGCATTAAAAGAGAAGCCGACAATGATTGAAGAGTTACAAAATCACGTAAAAGAATTAACAGCACCATATAAATATCCTCGAATCATCGAATTTTTAGATGAACTACCAAAAACAATTTCAGGTAAAATCCGTCGTGTCGAACTTCGTTTAAAAGAACGAAGTTAA
- the hisJ gene encoding histidinol-phosphatase HisJ encodes MKKDGHIHTPFCPHGTKDAFEKYIEKAIAHNFDEITFTEHAPLPKNFIDPTPDQDSGMKENDLLAYFQQLQQLKQSYQSQIKINIGLEVDFIVGYEQETRDFLNTYGSYLDDAILSVHFLQRENTYDCIDFSEEVYLNFAEKVGGIQCMYTQYYETVKRSIDADLGPFKPKRIGHPTLIHKFQLAHNETIDDGQQIEMLLLHMKNKGYELDLNSAGLSKPFCKEPYPPFKSIHYAHSIQLPLVFGSDAHTVKDLHQHFHTITEKLNF; translated from the coding sequence ATGAAAAAAGATGGCCATATTCACACACCATTTTGTCCACACGGTACGAAAGATGCTTTCGAAAAATACATTGAAAAAGCAATTGCACATAACTTTGACGAAATCACCTTTACCGAGCATGCGCCATTGCCAAAAAATTTCATCGATCCAACACCTGATCAAGATAGTGGGATGAAAGAAAACGATTTACTCGCTTATTTCCAACAACTGCAACAATTAAAGCAAAGCTATCAATCACAAATAAAAATTAATATTGGTTTAGAAGTTGATTTTATTGTTGGGTATGAACAAGAAACACGCGATTTTCTAAATACGTATGGTAGTTATTTAGATGATGCCATTTTGTCGGTTCATTTTTTACAGCGTGAAAATACTTACGATTGTATTGATTTTTCAGAAGAAGTTTATTTAAATTTCGCCGAAAAGGTCGGTGGAATTCAATGTATGTACACACAGTATTACGAAACGGTTAAAAGATCAATTGATGCTGATTTAGGCCCATTCAAGCCAAAACGAATTGGACATCCGACGTTAATTCATAAATTTCAACTCGCACACAATGAAACAATTGATGACGGGCAACAAATCGAAATGCTATTATTACATATGAAAAATAAAGGGTATGAATTGGATTTAAACAGTGCTGGTTTAAGTAAGCCTTTCTGCAAAGAACCTTACCCGCCATTCAAATCTATTCATTATGCTCATTCCATTCAATTACCTTTAGTTTTTGGTTCCGATGCGCATACTGTAAAAGATTTACATCAGCATTTTCATACCATTACCGAAAAATTAAATTTCTAA
- a CDS encoding cysteine desulfurase family protein, translating to MIYLDNSATTKPHKEVLATFMQVNELYYANPASIHKAGVESHALLTKAREQMAQIVNTEPHSVLFTSGGTESNNFAVYGVAKSSGFRGKHIITTEIEHPSILEAVKRLAEEGFEVDYLKVDKEGVISLDELREKLRKDTILVSIMHVNNEMGAIQPIEEAARLIHEKSNAMFHIDAIQSFGKLPVRFNDEKGPDIVSISGHKIHALKGTGVVAFRKKPMLKAFLVGGGQEFGLRSGTVAVPQAVAMAKAARLAVEAMPERFESYKKWSTQLHDFFESFGKDVYVLSSRKGAPHILSFSVRGLKGEILINALQKRDIIVSTSSACSSKQTKTSHVVEALNIDGRFKSGVLRISFGGYTTDQEIEAFKAGFTAVMKELKGDYHS from the coding sequence ATGATTTACTTAGATAACAGCGCAACAACGAAACCCCATAAAGAAGTACTTGCAACGTTTATGCAAGTGAATGAATTATACTATGCGAATCCTGCGTCTATTCACAAAGCGGGTGTTGAATCACATGCATTATTAACAAAAGCACGCGAACAAATGGCACAAATAGTAAATACCGAGCCACACAGCGTATTATTTACTTCAGGTGGTACAGAATCGAATAACTTTGCTGTATACGGAGTCGCAAAATCAAGTGGCTTTAGAGGTAAACATATTATTACAACTGAAATTGAACATCCTTCGATATTAGAAGCTGTGAAACGTTTAGCTGAAGAAGGATTTGAAGTAGACTACTTAAAAGTCGATAAAGAGGGCGTCATTTCATTAGATGAGCTACGTGAAAAATTACGTAAAGATACAATATTAGTTAGTATTATGCATGTGAACAATGAAATGGGTGCGATTCAGCCAATTGAAGAAGCTGCTAGACTCATTCATGAAAAAAGTAATGCGATGTTCCATATTGATGCGATTCAAAGCTTCGGAAAATTACCCGTGCGATTTAATGATGAAAAAGGTCCAGACATTGTATCAATTTCAGGACATAAAATTCATGCATTAAAAGGAACGGGTGTTGTGGCATTCCGTAAAAAACCAATGTTAAAAGCATTTTTAGTAGGTGGCGGTCAAGAGTTTGGCTTGCGTAGCGGGACCGTGGCTGTACCACAAGCTGTTGCGATGGCGAAAGCGGCACGTTTAGCTGTTGAAGCAATGCCAGAACGATTCGAAAGCTATAAAAAATGGTCTACACAGCTGCATGATTTCTTTGAATCATTTGGCAAGGATGTTTATGTATTATCATCTAGAAAAGGTGCACCACATATTTTATCGTTTAGTGTTCGCGGGTTAAAGGGCGAAATTTTAATTAATGCTCTACAAAAACGTGATATTATTGTGTCGACATCAAGTGCATGTTCATCAAAACAAACGAAAACAAGCCATGTAGTAGAGGCTCTTAATATCGACGGTCGATTTAAAAGCGGTGTACTGCGCATTAGTTTTGGTGGCTATACAACAGATCAAGAAATTGAAGCGTTTAAAGCAGGATTTACAGCTGTAATGAAAGAGTTAAAAGGAGACTATCATTCATGA
- the thiI gene encoding tRNA uracil 4-sulfurtransferase ThiI — MIFKEILVRYGELSTKGRNKKDFINRLRDNVRYSFHDILPLKIRAERDRMFIEIENAEKLAVLMERLPHVFGIQSFSPVASCEKDLDAMKALAFDILEDYRDKGDLTFKVEVHRTDKTFPLNTHELQREMGGTILPKFDNFKVQVKNPDVALRIEVREDAIYMMAQVIPGAGGMPIGSNGKSLLMLSGGIDSPVAGYLMMKRGVRLEAIHFFSPPYTSDNALQKVKELTNELTKFGARIRLHVIPFTELQVAVKDNVPDNMTMTSTRRMMMKVADRVREEVGALGIVTGESLGQVASQTLESLTAINDVTSTPILRPLISADKNDIIKIAEKIGTYETSIQPFEDCCTIFTPASPKTKPKLEKVQHFESFTEFEDLIERAVKNRETYSFPQKEVKADKFADLL, encoded by the coding sequence ATGATTTTTAAAGAAATTTTAGTTCGCTACGGTGAATTATCAACAAAAGGTCGTAACAAAAAAGATTTCATTAACCGTTTACGTGACAATGTACGTTATTCTTTCCATGACATTTTACCACTTAAAATTCGTGCAGAACGTGACCGTATGTTTATCGAAATTGAAAACGCAGAAAAATTAGCGGTATTAATGGAGCGTTTACCACATGTATTCGGGATCCAATCATTTAGCCCAGTAGCTTCTTGTGAAAAAGATTTAGATGCGATGAAAGCTTTAGCATTCGACATTTTAGAGGATTACCGTGACAAAGGTGATTTAACATTTAAAGTAGAAGTTCATCGTACAGATAAAACATTCCCATTAAACACGCATGAATTACAACGTGAAATGGGTGGAACCATTTTACCAAAATTCGACAACTTCAAAGTTCAAGTGAAAAACCCTGATGTGGCATTACGTATCGAAGTACGTGAAGACGCGATTTACATGATGGCACAGGTGATCCCTGGTGCTGGTGGTATGCCAATCGGTTCAAACGGGAAGTCGCTTCTAATGCTTTCTGGCGGTATTGATAGCCCAGTAGCAGGTTATTTAATGATGAAGCGCGGTGTTCGTTTAGAAGCAATTCACTTCTTTAGCCCACCGTATACAAGTGATAATGCATTACAAAAAGTAAAAGAGCTTACAAATGAATTAACAAAATTTGGTGCGAGAATTCGTTTACACGTTATTCCATTTACAGAATTACAAGTGGCTGTAAAAGACAATGTACCAGACAATATGACAATGACATCAACACGTCGTATGATGATGAAAGTTGCAGACCGTGTTCGTGAAGAAGTTGGCGCACTTGGAATTGTTACAGGTGAAAGCTTAGGACAAGTAGCTTCTCAAACATTAGAAAGCTTAACTGCTATTAATGATGTGACAAGTACGCCAATTTTACGTCCACTAATTTCAGCAGACAAAAATGATATTATTAAAATCGCTGAAAAAATTGGAACATATGAAACATCTATCCAACCATTTGAAGATTGCTGTACGATTTTCACGCCAGCAAGTCCAAAAACAAAACCAAAACTTGAAAAAGTTCAGCATTTCGAAAGCTTCACGGAATTTGAAGATTTAATCGAACGTGCAGTGAAAAACCGCGAAACATATAGCTTCCCTCAAAAAGAAGTGAAAGCGGATAAATTTGCTGATTTACTATAA
- a CDS encoding GGDEF domain-containing protein, with protein sequence MENQQKIDRFKSDVLSLCINSSKQFNQYKEYFSFLKESLHNYFGMEDCILLKVDGLRLNHLNDEKEQFLFNTQLTLKSFENYLGGEKIVNLPNFLKEMEYFENHTSMMLLQIDDQLEGILLFKYKNTNEPSYSNLSEELIDGIAFVFNFLVQSYNVKLNEQKFQKLYNMTDLFHSTMDIDVILENVLITIEENFPQLEVELILSNDQDRQTRIRIKQFDYLSERPSTIESFVSGELKEDEDTELDYRLLNAPIKGRQAIYGILQVKAPLAYTFTATEKEFIRMLAQVSGNSLENAKLYHQSHRLISDLQLINETSHRLNMKLSINEMLLFLQTQLLKSFQPMEIGFLFKEGETFEMTEARTAIFNTEAGQVYIQHVQQHFETTQDSLFIADFSRLLSEDIQYKSIMAIPMIVEEKINGFSIVLHEDPYFFSFDSFKLMQSLIHHSSLAISNSILREKLQEMVDRDHLTKLFARSYSDTYVEKSIDKDDSGMFLLIDIDNFKRVNDTYGHQVGDGILMQIGSQLQQEIGTRGICSRWGGEELAIYIPNILDHEALKISNEIVDIIPRVTNPTVTISAGMITWNKSNRPDFQEIFLQADTALYSAKHNGKNRVCVFEDTMQLQS encoded by the coding sequence ATGGAGAATCAACAGAAGATTGATCGGTTTAAATCTGACGTTCTGAGCCTTTGTATTAATTCGAGCAAGCAATTTAATCAGTATAAGGAATATTTTTCATTTCTAAAGGAAAGTTTGCATAACTACTTTGGCATGGAAGATTGTATTTTATTGAAAGTAGATGGATTGCGACTAAATCATTTAAATGATGAAAAGGAACAATTTCTATTTAATACTCAATTAACTTTAAAATCATTCGAAAACTACTTAGGTGGGGAAAAAATCGTAAACCTGCCGAATTTTTTAAAGGAAATGGAGTATTTCGAAAATCATACAAGTATGATGTTGCTTCAAATCGATGACCAGCTTGAAGGAATTCTATTATTCAAATATAAAAACACCAACGAACCATCTTATTCTAATTTATCTGAAGAATTAATAGATGGTATTGCTTTTGTTTTTAACTTTTTAGTTCAGAGCTATAATGTGAAATTAAATGAACAAAAATTCCAAAAATTATATAATATGACGGATCTCTTTCATTCAACAATGGATATTGATGTTATATTAGAAAATGTTCTTATAACAATTGAAGAGAATTTTCCACAACTAGAAGTGGAACTCATTTTATCAAATGACCAAGATCGTCAAACAAGAATTCGTATTAAGCAGTTTGATTATTTATCTGAAAGACCCTCAACGATTGAATCATTCGTATCAGGGGAATTAAAAGAAGATGAGGATACAGAGTTAGATTATCGTCTTTTAAATGCGCCGATTAAAGGTCGACAAGCAATCTATGGTATTTTACAAGTGAAAGCACCACTTGCTTATACATTTACAGCTACTGAAAAAGAATTTATCCGTATGCTTGCTCAAGTATCTGGAAATTCATTGGAAAATGCTAAATTATATCATCAATCCCATCGATTGATCAGTGACCTGCAATTAATTAATGAAACATCGCATCGTTTAAACATGAAATTATCGATTAACGAAATGCTTCTGTTCTTACAAACGCAACTATTAAAATCGTTCCAACCAATGGAAATTGGCTTCTTATTTAAAGAAGGCGAAACATTTGAAATGACCGAAGCGCGTACAGCTATTTTCAATACAGAAGCTGGTCAGGTATATATTCAACATGTTCAACAACATTTTGAGACAACGCAAGATTCGTTGTTTATCGCTGATTTTAGTAGACTACTTTCAGAAGATATTCAGTACAAATCGATTATGGCGATTCCAATGATAGTCGAAGAGAAAATTAATGGGTTTAGCATTGTATTACATGAAGACCCCTATTTCTTCTCGTTTGATAGTTTTAAATTAATGCAGTCTTTAATTCATCATTCCTCTTTAGCTATTTCGAATTCTATTTTGCGAGAAAAGCTACAAGAAATGGTAGACCGTGATCATTTAACGAAACTATTTGCACGTAGTTATTCTGATACCTACGTAGAAAAATCGATTGATAAAGATGATTCTGGAATGTTTTTATTGATTGATATTGATAACTTTAAAAGGGTTAATGACACATACGGTCACCAAGTGGGCGATGGAATTTTAATGCAAATTGGTTCGCAATTGCAACAAGAAATCGGAACTCGTGGAATTTGCTCGAGATGGGGCGGCGAAGAACTCGCTATATATATTCCTAATATTTTAGATCATGAAGCATTGAAGATTTCAAATGAAATTGTTGACATTATTCCGAGGGTGACAAACCCAACTGTTACAATTTCAGCGGGGATGATTACATGGAATAAATCAAATCGTCCAGATTTTCAAGAGATTTTTTTACAAGCGGATACGGCTTTATATAGTGCCAAACATAATGGCAAAAACCGAGTATGTGTATTTGAAGATACGATGCAATTACAATCATAA
- a CDS encoding alpha/beta-type small acid-soluble spore protein — MASNNNGSSNKLRVPGAQQALDQMKYEIAQEFGVQLGAEASSRANGSVGGEITKRLVQMAESQLRGSNNNQ; from the coding sequence ATGGCTTCAAACAACAATGGTAGTTCAAACAAATTACGTGTCCCTGGTGCACAACAAGCACTTGATCAAATGAAATACGAAATTGCACAAGAGTTTGGCGTGCAACTTGGAGCAGAAGCTTCATCTCGTGCAAACGGTTCTGTAGGTGGAGAAATTACAAAACGCCTAGTTCAAATGGCAGAATCACAATTACGCGGTTCAAACAACAATCAATAA